In Bacteroidota bacterium, the genomic window CACGAAGACAATCCGTTTGTGATAAATATTGACGGCAATGTTCACTCGGTCGAATATGAGCCGGCAGAATCAAAAACCTATCTCTTTGGCGGCAACTCCAATTGGCGGGGGCCCATCTGGTACCCGGTCAATTATCTCATGATCGAGTCGCTCCAGAAGTTCAATCACTACTATGGCAATGCGTTCAAAGTAGAAATGCCGGCTGGCTCCGGAGAAGAGAAAAACCTGTGGGATGTGGCGTCTGAAATTTCAAACCGGCTGGTTAAACTCTTCCTGCGGGATGAGTCTTCCGGACGCCGGCCTGTATACGGCGACACAGATTACTTCCAGTTTGATCCGCACTGGCGCGACAATATTCTGTTCTATGAATACTTCCATGGCGACAACGGTGCCGGCATTGGCGCGAGCCATCAGACCGGGTGGACAGCGCTCGTAGCCAAGCTCATCCAGCAGTCTGGGGGCCTGGCTCAACAGGAGAAGCAACAGGAATCAAGCAAAAAAGAGCCGGCACCCA contains:
- a CDS encoding glucosidase, whose product is PHKNEGRCLLSLVNEKQLRRILKRMLDEDQFLSDYGLRGLSKEHEDNPFVINIDGNVHSVEYEPAESKTYLFGGNSNWRGPIWYPVNYLMIESLQKFNHYYGNAFKVEMPAGSGEEKNLWDVASEISNRLVKLFLRDESSGRRPVYGDTDYFQFDPHWRDNILFYEYFHGDNGAGIGASHQTGWTALVAKLIQQSGGLAQQEKQQESSKKEPAPTV